In Flavobacterium okayamense, a single window of DNA contains:
- a CDS encoding choice-of-anchor B family protein — protein sequence MKQLFFTLTLIFCIQVFSQTPCSGGFASSFPCNEIDLYSNLTITQLGGTATAEGNDIWGWTDPLDNKEYAIIGLTSHTAFVDITNPTTPIYLGKLPTATVNSIWRDIKVYNNYAFIVSEASNHGMQVFDLTKLRNVVSPPVNFTQDAYYNGFGRCHNIVINEATGFAYAVGTLTFSGGPHFINIQDPLNPTAAGGYSAEAYTHDAQVVIYNGPDTEHNGKEIFFGANENQVVVVDVSNKANPILLSTFTYTNADYVHQGWLTDDQKYFILGDETDESTYGFNTKSVIIDMSNLDNPVLKTNYFGPTNAIDHNGYVDGNDFYLANYRAGLRIIDIADIDNGNLNEVAFFDTYPTSNTANYNGAWSVYPYFASGSIIVSDIERGLFVLKKSNTLSSNTFNENEFRVYVDNKSNLLKIEASNEIDEVCMYNILGSQVKNGNGNKLLTLDLDISDLNSGVYIVKINNATTKKIVIN from the coding sequence ATGAAACAACTTTTCTTTACTTTAACTCTAATATTTTGTATACAAGTATTTTCTCAAACACCTTGTAGTGGTGGATTTGCATCTTCTTTTCCTTGTAATGAAATTGATCTTTATTCAAATTTAACTATTACTCAATTAGGAGGAACTGCAACTGCTGAAGGGAATGATATTTGGGGATGGACAGATCCGCTAGATAATAAAGAATATGCAATTATTGGTTTGACGAGTCATACAGCTTTTGTAGATATTACAAATCCAACTACCCCAATTTATCTAGGTAAATTGCCAACTGCAACAGTTAATAGTATTTGGAGAGACATTAAAGTTTACAATAACTATGCTTTTATTGTTAGTGAAGCTTCCAATCATGGAATGCAAGTATTTGATTTAACAAAGCTTAGAAATGTTGTTTCACCACCAGTGAATTTTACTCAAGATGCTTATTATAATGGTTTTGGTAGATGTCATAACATTGTTATAAATGAAGCTACTGGATTTGCATATGCTGTTGGAACTTTGACATTTAGTGGAGGACCACATTTTATTAATATTCAAGACCCTTTGAACCCTACAGCTGCTGGTGGATATAGTGCAGAAGCTTATACTCATGATGCTCAAGTTGTTATTTATAATGGTCCTGATACTGAACATAACGGAAAAGAAATATTTTTTGGAGCAAATGAAAATCAGGTTGTAGTTGTTGATGTTTCAAATAAAGCTAATCCTATTTTGTTATCAACGTTTACTTACACAAATGCAGATTATGTACATCAAGGTTGGTTAACAGATGATCAAAAATACTTTATTTTAGGAGATGAAACTGATGAATCTACTTATGGGTTTAATACAAAATCAGTTATTATTGATATGAGTAATTTGGATAATCCAGTGCTTAAAACAAATTATTTTGGTCCAACAAATGCAATAGATCATAATGGATACGTTGATGGTAATGATTTTTACTTAGCAAATTACAGAGCTGGTCTTAGAATAATTGATATTGCAGATATTGATAATGGTAATCTTAATGAAGTAGCTTTTTTTGATACATATCCAACTAGTAATACGGCTAACTATAATGGTGCATGGAGTGTTTATCCTTATTTTGCTAGTGGATCTATTATTGTTAGTGATATAGAAAGAGGACTTTTTGTTTTAAAAAAATCCAATACTTTAAGTTCAAATACATTTAATGAAAATGAATTTAGGGTTTACGTTGATAATAAATCAAATTTATTGAAGATAGAAGCTTCAAATGAAATAGATGAAGTTTGTATGTATAATATTTTAGGTAGTCAAGTAAAAAATGGTAACGGAAATAAATTATTAACACTAGATTTAGATATTTCGGATTTAAATTCAGGTGTTTATATTGTTAAGATTAATAACGCTACCACTAAAAAAATTGTGATCAATTAA
- the smpB gene encoding SsrA-binding protein SmpB, producing MQKTINILNKRAKFDYEILDKYTAGIVLTGTEIKSIRLGKASIAESFCEFHNGELFVINSNIEEYAFGTHYNHRAKSERKLLLNKKELRKLEKDAQNKGLTIVPLRLFTNEKGLAKLDIALCRGKKNYDKRETIKDRDTKRDLDRIKKSH from the coding sequence ATGCAGAAAACCATAAACATACTCAATAAAAGAGCAAAATTCGATTACGAAATTTTAGATAAATACACTGCTGGAATAGTACTTACAGGAACCGAAATCAAATCAATCCGTTTAGGTAAAGCTTCTATTGCTGAAAGTTTCTGTGAATTTCATAATGGCGAATTATTTGTAATCAACTCTAATATAGAAGAGTATGCTTTTGGAACACATTACAACCATAGAGCTAAAAGCGAACGCAAACTTCTTTTAAACAAAAAAGAATTGCGTAAGCTTGAAAAAGATGCTCAAAATAAAGGATTAACTATTGTTCCATTACGTTTATTCACAAACGAAAAAGGATTAGCTAAACTCGATATCGCGCTTTGTCGTGGTAAGAAAAACTATGACAAACGTGAAACTATAAAAGATCGCGATACCAAACGTGATTTAGATCGAATTAAGAAAAGTCATTAA
- a CDS encoding helix-turn-helix domain-containing protein, with protein MKDLLKKGRETKGYSTRKLGELAEIDQALISKFENGFRIPTKKQIQTLSSLLEIDLKQLLVAWYKVKLDKNFDLNPFAIQAITEILQEKGIEVSPKSKEKEIASILDEIEILKQKLTGLK; from the coding sequence ATGAAAGATTTACTTAAAAAAGGTCGAGAAACAAAAGGTTATTCTACAAGAAAACTTGGAGAATTAGCCGAAATTGACCAAGCTTTGATAAGTAAATTTGAAAATGGTTTTCGTATTCCTACTAAAAAACAAATTCAAACCTTATCGAGTTTACTTGAAATTGATTTAAAACAATTATTAGTCGCTTGGTATAAAGTTAAATTAGATAAAAACTTCGATTTAAATCCGTTTGCCATTCAAGCAATTACTGAAATTCTTCAAGAAAAAGGAATTGAAGTTAGTCCAAAATCGAAAGAAAAAGAAATTGCTTCAATCTTAGACGAAATCGAAATCTTGAAACAAAAATTAACGGGATTAAAATAA
- a CDS encoding protein-L-isoaspartate(D-aspartate) O-methyltransferase encodes MRDTQKHQGLRNKLVTLLEEKGITDKTVLEAIRKIPRHNFMESSFEDFAYQDKAFPIAAGQTISQPYTVAFQSQLLEVKKDDKILEIGTGSGYQCAVLCLMGAKVFSIERQNELFKKTSLLLPKLNIRPKRLIFGDGYKGLPEEAPFDSIIVTAGAPFIPEPLMAQLKVGGRLVIPLGDKEQIMTLLIRKNETQFEKHEFGEFRFVPLLEDKN; translated from the coding sequence TTGAGAGATACCCAAAAACATCAAGGACTTCGTAATAAACTGGTTACACTTTTAGAAGAAAAAGGGATAACCGATAAAACAGTATTGGAAGCCATTCGAAAAATTCCGAGGCACAACTTTATGGAGTCGAGTTTTGAAGATTTTGCCTATCAAGATAAAGCCTTTCCTATTGCAGCAGGACAAACCATTTCACAACCTTATACAGTTGCATTTCAAAGTCAGCTTTTAGAAGTTAAAAAAGACGATAAAATTCTAGAAATTGGAACGGGAAGTGGTTACCAATGCGCTGTTTTATGTTTAATGGGAGCCAAAGTTTTTTCCATTGAAAGACAAAACGAATTATTTAAAAAAACATCATTATTACTTCCAAAGTTGAATATTCGCCCAAAACGATTAATTTTTGGAGATGGTTATAAAGGTTTACCAGAAGAAGCTCCGTTTGATAGTATTATAGTTACGGCAGGAGCGCCATTTATTCCTGAACCATTGATGGCGCAATTAAAAGTAGGAGGAAGGCTAGTTATTCCTTTAGGTGATAAAGAACAAATTATGACACTTTTAATTCGCAAGAATGAAACACAGTTTGAAAAGCATGAATTTGGTGAATTTCGATTTGTTCCACTTTTAGAAGATAAAAATTAG
- a CDS encoding Gfo/Idh/MocA family protein, protein MLKVGVLGAGHLGKIHLRLLNQSSKYELVGFYDPFEDNANKVSKEFGYKKFNTISELIAAVDVVDIVTPTLSHHDCALEAIRAGKHVFIEKPISNTVAEAEEIIALAKEYNVKGQVGHVERFNPAFTSVKDKIENPMFIETHRLAEFNPRGTDVPVVLDLMIHDIDAILSVVKSKVKSVNASGVAVISDSPDISNARIEFENGCVANVTSSRISMKNMRKSRFFQKDAYISVDYLDKVCEVVKMKDAPEVPGDFDMILQNAEGVKKQIYFDNPQVSANNAILDELETFADAINNNTTPIVTLEDGTEALRVAYMIIESMENKK, encoded by the coding sequence ATGTTAAAAGTTGGTGTTCTGGGTGCTGGCCACTTGGGAAAAATACATTTACGATTACTTAATCAATCTTCAAAATATGAATTAGTTGGTTTTTATGACCCTTTTGAAGATAATGCCAATAAAGTTTCTAAAGAGTTTGGCTATAAAAAATTCAATACTATTTCCGAATTAATTGCAGCCGTTGATGTTGTGGATATTGTAACACCTACATTATCCCATCATGATTGTGCTTTAGAAGCAATTAGAGCTGGAAAACACGTTTTTATTGAAAAACCTATTTCAAACACTGTTGCTGAAGCCGAAGAAATTATTGCTTTGGCAAAAGAATACAATGTAAAAGGTCAAGTTGGACATGTAGAACGCTTTAATCCTGCTTTTACTTCGGTTAAAGATAAGATAGAAAACCCAATGTTTATTGAAACGCATCGTTTAGCAGAGTTCAATCCAAGAGGAACTGATGTTCCTGTGGTTTTAGACTTAATGATTCATGATATCGATGCTATTCTAAGTGTAGTTAAATCGAAAGTAAAATCAGTTAATGCTAGCGGTGTTGCCGTAATTTCAGACTCTCCAGACATTTCAAATGCACGTATCGAATTTGAAAACGGTTGTGTTGCGAATGTAACGTCGAGCCGAATTTCAATGAAAAATATGCGTAAATCGCGTTTCTTTCAAAAAGATGCTTATATCTCTGTTGATTATTTAGACAAGGTTTGTGAAGTTGTAAAAATGAAAGACGCTCCAGAAGTTCCTGGTGATTTTGATATGATTCTTCAAAATGCCGAAGGCGTTAAAAAACAAATCTATTTCGATAATCCACAAGTAAGTGCTAACAACGCTATTTTAGACGAGTTAGAAACATTTGCTGATGCTATCAATAACAACACCACTCCTATTGTTACATTAGAAGATGGAACGGAAGCATTACGCGTAGCCTATATGATTATTGAATCAATGGAAAATAAAAAATAG
- a CDS encoding 3-hydroxyacyl-CoA dehydrogenase family protein, producing MNTIAVIGAGTMGNGIAHTFAQSGFTVKLIDISEAAIERGMKTIATNLDRMVAKGSITEDDKMKTIGNIITYTDVKDGVVGCDLVVEAATENIDLKLKIFKQLSDVCDHNTILATNTSSISITQIAAAVVHPERVIGMHFMNPVPIMKLVEIIRGYNTSDEVTKIIMDLSVKLGKVPTEVNDYPGFVANRILMPMINEAIETLYNGVGGVAEIDTVMKLGMAHPMGPLQLADFIGLDVCLSILNVMYNGFKNPKYAPCPLLVNMVMAGKLGVKSGEGFYDYSESKKAEKVASQFSK from the coding sequence ATGAATACAATCGCAGTTATAGGTGCAGGAACTATGGGCAACGGTATTGCTCATACATTTGCACAATCAGGATTTACAGTAAAATTAATCGATATTTCAGAAGCCGCTATTGAAAGAGGTATGAAAACTATTGCAACTAACTTAGACAGAATGGTTGCTAAAGGTAGTATTACCGAAGACGATAAAATGAAAACCATTGGCAACATCATTACATATACTGATGTTAAAGATGGCGTTGTAGGTTGTGATTTAGTAGTTGAAGCGGCTACAGAAAACATTGATTTGAAACTTAAAATCTTCAAACAGTTAAGTGACGTTTGCGACCATAATACTATTTTAGCAACAAACACATCTTCGATTTCAATTACACAAATTGCAGCTGCTGTGGTTCATCCAGAGCGCGTTATAGGAATGCACTTTATGAATCCGGTGCCAATTATGAAATTGGTTGAAATTATACGTGGTTACAATACTTCAGATGAAGTAACTAAAATCATCATGGACTTATCAGTTAAATTAGGAAAAGTTCCAACAGAAGTTAACGATTATCCTGGATTCGTTGCGAATAGAATTTTAATGCCAATGATTAACGAAGCTATCGAAACGTTATACAATGGTGTTGGTGGTGTAGCTGAAATTGATACGGTAATGAAATTAGGAATGGCACATCCAATGGGTCCATTACAATTAGCCGATTTTATTGGACTTGATGTGTGTTTATCTATCTTAAACGTAATGTACAACGGATTTAAGAATCCTAAATATGCTCCATGTCCATTATTAGTAAACATGGTAATGGCAGGAAAATTAGGAGTAAAATCTGGTGAAGGTTTCTACGATTATTCTGAAAGTAAAAAAGCAGAAAAAGTAGCTTCTCAATTTAGTAAATAG
- a CDS encoding DUF1015 domain-containing protein — protein MAKIIPFKAVRPAEDKVSLVTCRNYDDYSQAELAAWLNFNPYSFLHVINPAYVHSHTTSWDKRFKGVALKYQDFKREGVFVTEEKPNFYIYEIKSKTNSFTGILAGTSVDDYQNNHIKKHEDTLQYRVELFKDYLHQTRFNTEPVLITYPDSVELNTWISLKKKSKPLYSFSTTNKETHTLWKIDTESDIDWLVQHFENIPNLYIADGHHRSSSAELLRQQDQHLNNPNLDYFLSFLIAESNVKIYEFNRVIRDLNDFSKDQFLEKLGENFNIELKEQELWKPSKKGKFGMYLDGKFYALTFKDSDFLDKNASVLNQLDAQILYDTVLQPILNIGNLRNDERIDYISGKQPITEIKSAVDGGEFAVGFMLYPSDINEIKSIADADLIMPPKSTYIEPKFRSGLVVYEL, from the coding sequence ATGGCTAAAATCATTCCTTTTAAAGCGGTTCGTCCTGCTGAAGATAAAGTTTCCTTGGTAACTTGCAGAAATTACGACGATTATAGTCAGGCTGAATTAGCGGCTTGGTTAAACTTTAATCCGTATTCATTTTTACATGTTATCAATCCGGCTTATGTTCATTCACATACCACAAGTTGGGACAAACGTTTTAAAGGTGTAGCGCTAAAATATCAAGATTTTAAGCGAGAAGGTGTTTTTGTGACTGAAGAAAAGCCTAATTTTTACATCTACGAAATTAAATCGAAAACCAATTCTTTTACTGGAATTTTAGCAGGAACTTCGGTTGATGATTATCAAAATAATCACATAAAAAAACACGAAGACACTTTACAATATCGTGTAGAATTGTTTAAAGATTATTTGCATCAAACACGTTTTAATACTGAGCCTGTTCTAATTACGTATCCTGATAGTGTTGAACTGAATACTTGGATTTCTCTCAAGAAAAAAAGCAAACCTTTATATTCATTTTCAACAACTAACAAAGAAACACATACACTTTGGAAAATTGATACTGAAAGTGATATCGATTGGTTAGTACAACATTTTGAAAATATTCCGAATCTTTATATTGCCGACGGACATCATCGTTCGTCATCGGCAGAATTGTTAAGACAACAGGACCAACATCTAAACAATCCTAATTTAGATTATTTCCTAAGTTTTTTAATTGCTGAAAGTAATGTAAAAATTTACGAATTCAATAGAGTAATTCGCGATTTAAATGATTTTAGTAAAGATCAATTTTTAGAAAAATTAGGAGAAAATTTTAATATTGAATTAAAGGAACAAGAACTTTGGAAACCTTCTAAAAAGGGGAAATTCGGAATGTACTTAGATGGAAAATTCTATGCTTTAACATTTAAAGACTCTGATTTTCTGGACAAAAATGCTTCGGTATTAAACCAACTCGATGCGCAAATTTTATACGATACGGTTTTACAGCCCATTTTAAATATTGGTAACTTACGTAACGACGAAAGAATCGATTATATTTCTGGGAAACAACCCATTACTGAAATTAAATCTGCTGTTGATGGTGGCGAATTTGCCGTTGGCTTCATGTTATATCCTTCTGATATTAATGAAATTAAATCAATTGCCGACGCCGATTTAATTATGCCTCCAAAATCTACTTACATCGAACCTAAATTTAGAAGCGGTTTGGTTGTTTATGAATTATAA
- a CDS encoding YggS family pyridoxal phosphate-dependent enzyme, which produces MSISQNLNNIKSSLPEHVTLVAVSKTKPNADILEAYEAGQRVFGENYVQELVEKHDQLPKDIEWHFIGHLQSRKAKLIAPFVSLIHGVDSLKLLLEINKQAQKNNRVIDCLLQVHIADEETKFGLDESELEEILHFVQNDKNEIKNVRIVGLMGMATFTEDQNQIKKEFESLKSLFDKFKTQNPDFKTLSLGMSGDYELAISCGSTMVRIGSSIFGNRNYN; this is translated from the coding sequence ATGTCAATCTCACAAAACCTAAATAACATAAAATCTTCACTACCAGAACACGTTACTTTAGTTGCGGTTTCAAAAACAAAACCAAATGCTGATATTTTGGAAGCGTATGAAGCTGGTCAACGTGTTTTTGGAGAAAATTATGTACAAGAATTAGTCGAAAAACACGACCAACTTCCTAAAGATATTGAATGGCATTTTATAGGACATTTGCAATCGCGTAAAGCCAAATTAATTGCGCCTTTTGTAAGTTTAATTCATGGCGTTGATAGTTTAAAATTACTTCTTGAAATCAACAAACAAGCGCAAAAAAACAATCGAGTAATCGATTGTTTACTTCAAGTTCATATTGCCGATGAAGAAACGAAGTTTGGTTTAGATGAAAGTGAGTTAGAAGAGATTCTTCACTTCGTTCAGAATGACAAAAATGAGATAAAAAATGTTCGAATTGTTGGTTTAATGGGAATGGCAACCTTTACCGAAGACCAAAACCAAATTAAAAAAGAGTTTGAGAGTTTAAAATCACTTTTCGATAAATTCAAGACTCAAAATCCCGATTTCAAAACGCTTTCATTGGGTATGAGTGGCGATTATGAATTAGCAATTTCTTGCGGAAGTACTATGGTTCGAATTGGAAGTAGTATATTTGGAAACAGAAATTACAATTAA
- a CDS encoding exonuclease domain-containing protein, translating into MYAILDIETTGGQYNEEGITEIAIYKFDGHEVVDQFISLVNPEKPIQPFVVKLTGINSAMLRSAPKFYEVAKRIIEITEGCVIVAHNSSFDYRVIRTEFKRLGYDFKKPTLCTVELAKKLIPEQKSYSLGKLVRGLGIPIADRHRASGDAMATVKLFKLLLSKDKEKEIVKSFVKTEVKAGMSPKLLDIVESLPSKTGIYYIHNEKGEVIYIGKSKNIKKRINQHFTGTSSKSKKIQREVYAVTFEETGSELIALLKESEEIKINKPIYNRAQRRTIFQWALYQEKTEKGYISLKIQKADGRKKEITSFSTLQEGKAFLFKITEKYNLCQKVNGLYDTKKSCFQYDIKQCFGACIEKEDPKTYNERVNQFITDYSFTNNNMVIIDKGRTHDEKSAVLIENGIYKGYCFYDLNYQITNIDILRNLIISMQHNRDIKTIIQSYMKKNKVKVVSF; encoded by the coding sequence TTGTACGCTATTCTCGACATAGAAACAACTGGAGGCCAATACAACGAAGAAGGTATTACCGAAATTGCTATTTATAAATTCGATGGCCATGAAGTTGTGGATCAATTTATAAGTTTAGTTAATCCCGAAAAACCTATCCAACCTTTTGTTGTAAAATTAACGGGTATTAATAGTGCTATGTTACGTAGTGCTCCAAAATTTTATGAAGTTGCCAAAAGAATCATAGAAATTACAGAAGGTTGTGTTATTGTAGCTCATAATTCATCTTTTGATTATCGAGTAATCCGTACAGAATTCAAACGTTTAGGCTACGATTTTAAAAAACCAACACTTTGTACTGTTGAATTAGCTAAAAAATTAATTCCAGAACAAAAATCGTATAGCTTAGGAAAATTGGTTCGTGGATTAGGAATTCCAATTGCTGATAGACATAGAGCAAGTGGTGATGCTATGGCTACCGTAAAGCTTTTTAAACTTCTTTTATCGAAAGATAAAGAGAAAGAAATAGTAAAAAGTTTTGTAAAAACGGAAGTTAAAGCTGGAATGTCGCCAAAACTTTTAGACATTGTTGAAAGTTTACCATCCAAAACGGGAATTTATTACATTCACAATGAAAAGGGTGAAGTTATCTATATAGGTAAAAGTAAAAACATAAAGAAACGTATAAATCAACATTTTACTGGAACTTCTAGTAAAAGTAAGAAGATTCAGCGTGAAGTTTATGCAGTAACTTTTGAAGAAACTGGAAGTGAATTAATTGCTTTACTTAAAGAAAGTGAAGAAATAAAAATTAACAAACCCATTTATAATCGTGCACAAAGGCGAACCATTTTTCAATGGGCTTTGTATCAAGAGAAGACAGAAAAAGGATATATTTCTTTAAAAATTCAAAAAGCTGACGGAAGAAAAAAAGAAATAACTTCCTTTAGCACTTTACAAGAAGGAAAAGCATTTTTGTTTAAAATTACTGAGAAATACAATCTTTGCCAAAAAGTAAACGGATTGTATGATACTAAAAAAAGTTGCTTTCAGTACGATATAAAACAATGCTTTGGTGCTTGTATTGAAAAAGAAGACCCGAAAACATACAATGAAAGAGTAAACCAATTTATCACCGATTATTCGTTTACAAACAATAATATGGTTATTATTGATAAAGGAAGAACTCACGATGAAAAAAGTGCTGTTTTAATTGAAAATGGTATATACAAAGGCTATTGCTTTTATGATTTAAATTACCAAATAACAAATATCGATATACTTCGAAATTTAATCATCTCTATGCAGCACAATAGAGATATTAAAACCATTATTCAAAGCTACATGAAGAAAAACAAAGTAAAGGTTGTTTCATTTTAA
- a CDS encoding ion transporter — protein sequence MTSNKSKWESIQQKINIVIYGTSTPAGRLFDLVLLGVILLSVILVMLETVQGFDAKYHDEIILLEWIITFFFTIEYVFRIIALKKPWKYIFSFYGIIDLIAVLPMYLSLFLTGTSVLTIIRAFRLIRLFKILNHPQFTGQSIHLIDALYASRGRIFVFIYFVLISTVFVGSLMYVIEGPENGFTSIPTSIYWTIVTLTTVGYGDISPGTPLGQFLASFVMILGYGIIAVPTGIITSEIALNSKKGDTKPKQHPCSNCGIEGHQNNASFCFNCGSELNDE from the coding sequence ATGACTTCGAATAAATCAAAGTGGGAATCTATCCAACAGAAAATTAACATTGTTATTTATGGCACAAGTACGCCAGCTGGAAGATTATTCGATTTAGTGTTACTTGGTGTTATTTTACTTAGTGTTATTTTAGTTATGCTTGAAACCGTTCAAGGTTTTGATGCAAAATATCACGATGAAATCATTTTACTAGAATGGATAATTACTTTTTTCTTTACAATCGAATACGTTTTTAGAATAATAGCTTTAAAAAAACCTTGGAAATACATTTTCAGTTTCTATGGAATTATCGATTTAATTGCGGTTTTACCCATGTATTTGTCTTTATTCTTAACAGGAACAAGTGTTCTAACTATTATTCGAGCTTTCCGATTAATTCGATTATTCAAAATATTAAATCATCCACAATTTACTGGTCAATCGATACATTTGATTGATGCCTTGTATGCAAGTCGCGGTAGAATATTTGTCTTTATCTATTTCGTTTTAATCAGTACTGTCTTTGTAGGTTCACTTATGTATGTGATTGAAGGTCCTGAAAATGGATTTACAAGTATTCCTACAAGTATTTACTGGACAATAGTTACGTTAACAACTGTTGGTTATGGCGATATTTCACCAGGAACTCCATTAGGTCAGTTTTTAGCTTCTTTTGTAATGATATTAGGTTACGGAATAATTGCAGTTCCCACAGGAATTATTACTTCTGAAATAGCTTTAAACAGTAAAAAAGGCGACACAAAACCAAAACAACATCCATGTTCTAATTGTGGGATTGAAGGGCATCAAAATAATGCTAGCTTTTGTTTTAATTGTGGAAGTGAATTAAATGATGAATAA
- the miaA gene encoding tRNA (adenosine(37)-N6)-dimethylallyltransferase MiaA, whose amino-acid sequence MMNNYLITIIGPTAIGKTALSIKLAQHFNCEIISCDSRQFFKEMKIGTAVPSEEELAAAKHHFIQNKSIFKNYSVGDFEVEALQKLDELFQTNTIQIMVGGSGLYVDAVLKGFDEFPDIDASVRDEINSKYDELGIEYLQSTLKDLDSDYYQKLETENPQTLVNPQRMKRFVEVCLGTGKPYSNFIGKRSVKRDFIPIIIGLQADREIMYDRINQRVDIMLQEGLLDEVQQLYPHKDLNALQTVGYRELFDYFDGKTTLDFAIEQIKMNTRRFAKRQITWFKRTENTSWFDYKTDVNEIIHSIESKINNF is encoded by the coding sequence ATGATGAATAACTACTTAATTACAATAATTGGTCCAACAGCCATTGGAAAAACAGCTTTAAGCATAAAATTGGCACAGCATTTCAATTGTGAAATTATTTCGTGTGATAGTCGCCAATTTTTTAAAGAAATGAAAATTGGAACTGCAGTTCCCAGTGAAGAAGAATTAGCAGCTGCTAAACATCATTTTATCCAAAATAAATCCATTTTTAAAAACTATTCAGTTGGTGATTTTGAAGTTGAAGCTTTACAAAAATTAGACGAACTTTTTCAAACCAATACCATTCAAATTATGGTTGGCGGAAGTGGTTTATATGTTGATGCAGTTTTGAAAGGTTTTGATGAGTTTCCAGATATTGATGCTTCGGTTAGAGATGAAATCAATTCAAAATATGACGAACTTGGAATTGAATATTTACAATCGACTTTAAAAGACTTAGATTCCGATTATTATCAAAAATTAGAAACCGAAAATCCACAAACATTAGTCAATCCGCAACGCATGAAACGCTTTGTTGAAGTTTGTTTAGGAACAGGTAAACCCTATTCTAATTTTATAGGGAAACGTTCAGTTAAGCGAGATTTTATTCCAATTATAATCGGTTTACAAGCCGATAGAGAAATAATGTACGATAGAATTAATCAGCGCGTTGATATAATGCTTCAGGAAGGACTTCTGGATGAAGTTCAACAATTATATCCACATAAAGATTTAAATGCCTTACAAACGGTTGGTTATCGTGAATTGTTTGATTATTTCGATGGGAAAACTACTTTAGATTTTGCCATAGAGCAAATCAAAATGAATACACGCCGATTTGCCAAACGACAAATCACTTGGTTCAAACGAACAGAAAATACTTCTTGGTTTGATTATAAAACGGATGTAAATGAAATCATACATTCCATAGAATCAAAAATCAATAACTTTTAA
- a CDS encoding acyl-[acyl-carrier-protein] thioesterase, whose product MPISPEFTSKFEQKHEINFLQCYPNGCLKYTDLCNLLQLTAGKHAELGGISFKDMMPFNQTWVLSRMLVEVKKLPKWNDTVVVKTWINSLENSRSIRCLEMYLNDEKIVGCETLWAILNTKTRRPDTLAVEHEHFEKFPIKATEKNVDRVNLNDVNTTIFEREVHLSDLDVVNHVNNVKYLEWCLNLINPKDVLNQNITSFEMNFLKELSLFDKASIKQFENSFAITKDDKVCFALQLTLK is encoded by the coding sequence ATGCCTATTTCACCTGAATTCACTTCAAAATTTGAACAAAAACACGAAATCAACTTTTTACAATGTTATCCTAATGGTTGTTTGAAGTATACTGATTTGTGCAATTTATTACAATTAACCGCAGGAAAACATGCCGAATTAGGTGGAATTAGCTTTAAAGACATGATGCCTTTTAATCAAACTTGGGTTTTGAGTAGAATGCTTGTTGAAGTAAAGAAATTACCTAAATGGAATGATACAGTTGTGGTAAAAACTTGGATAAATTCGTTAGAGAATTCTAGGTCTATACGCTGCTTAGAAATGTATTTAAATGATGAAAAGATAGTAGGTTGTGAAACATTATGGGCTATTTTAAATACAAAAACTAGAAGACCTGATACATTAGCCGTTGAACATGAACATTTTGAAAAATTTCCGATTAAAGCAACTGAAAAAAATGTAGACCGAGTTAATTTAAACGATGTAAATACAACAATCTTTGAAAGAGAAGTACACTTATCTGATTTAGATGTAGTAAATCACGTAAACAATGTTAAATATTTAGAGTGGTGTTTAAATTTAATAAATCCAAAAGATGTTTTAAATCAAAACATTACTTCTTTTGAAATGAATTTCCTTAAAGAGCTTTCACTTTTCGATAAAGCTTCTATAAAACAGTTTGAAAATAGTTTTGCTATTACAAAAGATGATAAAGTTTGTTTTGCTTTACAACTTACTTTAAAATAA